In Thermoanaerobaculia bacterium, the genomic stretch GCTCGCGAGCTGCGCCGAGACGGAGTCCGCGCTCATGTCGAGGCGCTTCTTCTCGATGTCCAGCCGTTTGGCCAGCTCCTTGACCTTGCCCCGCGAATTCTCGAGCACCAGATTGGAGACGAGCCCGTCGGCGAAGAGTTTCTCGTTCATGTCGCGCTCGCGCGACGCCTGGTTGTAGTCGGCCTCGAGTGTGGCGAGGCTCGCCTCCTGGTCGAGGCGCTGCCCTTCGATCTTCACCTTCTCGCTGATGTAGTCGGCTTCGGCGGACTTGAGCTGGAGCGCCGCGTCCTGCGAGGCGAGCGACACGTCCGGGTTCGAGAGCTCGAGGATCACCGTGTCGGCCTTCACGGCGGTGCCGGGGAGGACGAGGATCTTCTCGACCCGCCCGTCCGTGGCGGCCGGGATCCACCGGATCACCTCGGGGACGAGCGTGCCCGTTCCCCGCACCTGCCGCAGCATCTCGCCGCGCTTGGCCACGTCGATCCAGAGCGTGGCCCGGTCCACTGTCGGCGCCGCCGGCTTCAACCGCCGCAGGCCGAGCGTGACGGCCAGGAGCGCGAGCGCTCCTACGCCGGCGAAAATGATGCGCCGCCGGCGAGGTTTTCGGGTGTCTCTTGGGATATCCATTCGGGTTCCTTCGGGGACGCAATAACAAGCCCGGTGCCACAATCGATTCCGATGGCTGTCAACGGTTTACGTCCGGTGGAGAACGAAGTTCTGGCCGGGCACGGGATTTGATAATCCCAATTGCGGACACTTGGCCGGATGTGAGCAGTCGGGGTTCAGATTTTTTCGGCAGGAGAAATAATACCGCTGGACTCAATGTTTTTATGGTCGAACCGCCCGGTCGAAAGTTCTGGTGAAAGCTGAGGGCCGTTCAGAGGAGTGACTTTCATGTCAGAAACACTGTCTCTTCCCGTCGTCCCGATGCGGTCGGCGGTTCTCTTTCCCGGGGTCGCGGTGCCGATCACGGCCGGCCGCAAGCCCACTCTCCGGGCGATCGAGGCGGCGCTCACGCACCCCGAGCCCCTCGTCTTTGCCGTGACCCAGCGGCAGGACCTCGACGATGTCACCCCCGAAGGCCTCTACACGATCGGAACGATCGCTTCGATCGGCGCCGTGCAGCGCGGCCTCGGGGGGACCCGTCTGCTCCTGAACGGCAAGCAGCGCGGGATCGCGATGCGGATCGCGGAAAAGAACGGCCACCTCGAGGCGACGGTCCTCGAGGCCCGGGAGATGCTTCCGCTCGATCCGAAGGACCCCGCGTTCGTCGCCCTGCACAGGGAGGCGCGGGAGCGCGCGTCCGAGCTCGGAAAGAAATCGGGAGTTCCGGAGGAAGTCATCGAGCAGATCCTGGGCGAGGTCAACGAGCCGGGCCGCCTGGCCGACCTCGTGGCGGGCTACGTCGAGATCCCGCTCGCCGACCGTCAGGGGCTGCTCGAGACCCTCTCGGTGGAGG encodes the following:
- a CDS encoding HlyD family efflux transporter periplasmic adaptor subunit — translated: MDIPRDTRKPRRRRIIFAGVGALALLAVTLGLRRLKPAAPTVDRATLWIDVAKRGEMLRQVRGTGTLVPEVIRWIPAATDGRVEKILVLPGTAVKADTVILELSNPDVSLASQDAALQLKSAEADYISEKVKIEGQRLDQEASLATLEADYNQASRERDMNEKLFADGLVSNLVLENSRGKVKELAKRLDIEKKRLDMSADSVSAQLASQKTSVEKVQALAAVRRDQAAALKVRAGIDGILQQVPVEVGQRVAAGATLAKVAQPDKLKAELKIAETQAKDILAGQPADIDTRNGVVAGVVSRIDPAVQNGTVTVDVAIRGPLPKGARPDLSVDGTIQLEKLENVLSIGRPAFGQEQSTVGMFVLEPGGKFAQRVPVKLGRGSVNAVEVLGGLKAGDQAILSDMSRWDGFNRVRLE